A portion of the Tenacibaculum todarodis genome contains these proteins:
- the lipA gene encoding lipoyl synthase: MSEKSVVLPERVKKPKWLRVKLPVGKKYTELRGLVDKYKLNTICASGSCPNMGECWGEGTATFMILGNICTRSCGFCGVKTGRPETVEWDEPEKVAQSIKIMSIKHAVITSVDRDDLKDGGSIIWAETVQAIRRANPTTTLETLIPDFQGNTKQLDRIIAEHPEVVSHNMETVRRLTREVRIQAKYDRSLGVLKYLKENGMRTKSGIMLGLGEKEEEVIQTMKDLREVGLDVITIGQYLQPSKKHLPLKEFITPEQFKKYETLGLEMGFMYVESGPLVRSSYKAHKHAN; the protein is encoded by the coding sequence ATGTCAGAAAAATCAGTTGTACTTCCAGAAAGAGTAAAAAAACCAAAATGGTTGCGTGTAAAATTACCTGTTGGTAAAAAGTATACAGAACTAAGAGGTTTAGTAGACAAATACAAATTAAATACAATTTGTGCCAGCGGAAGCTGCCCAAACATGGGAGAATGTTGGGGAGAAGGAACTGCAACATTTATGATTCTTGGAAACATTTGTACACGTTCTTGTGGTTTTTGCGGTGTTAAAACCGGAAGACCAGAAACAGTGGAATGGGACGAACCTGAAAAAGTAGCACAATCTATTAAAATTATGAGCATTAAACACGCCGTAATTACTTCTGTAGATAGAGACGATTTAAAAGATGGAGGTTCTATTATTTGGGCAGAAACTGTACAGGCAATTCGTAGAGCAAACCCTACAACAACTTTAGAGACATTAATTCCTGATTTTCAAGGAAACACAAAGCAATTAGATAGAATTATAGCAGAGCATCCAGAAGTTGTTTCTCACAATATGGAAACTGTGCGTCGTTTAACGCGTGAGGTTAGAATACAAGCAAAATACGATCGTAGTTTAGGTGTTTTAAAGTACCTTAAAGAAAACGGAATGCGTACAAAGTCTGGTATTATGTTAGGTTTGGGTGAAAAGGAAGAAGAAGTTATCCAAACTATGAAAGATTTACGCGAAGTTGGTTTAGATGTTATTACTATTGGTCAATACTTACAACCAAGTAAAAAGCATTTACCTTTAAAAGAATTTATTACGCCAGAGCAATTTAAAAAATACGAAACTTTAGGCTTAGAAATGGGTTTTATGTACGTAGAAAGCGGACCTTTAGTACGTTCTTCTTACAAAGCTCATAAACACGCTAACTAG
- a CDS encoding pyridoxal-phosphate dependent enzyme, with protein MKYAKNILETIGNTPLVQLNSVTKEIDALVLAKVETFNPGNSVKDRMALKMIEDAEADGRLQPGGTIIEGTSGNTGMGLALAAIIKGYKCIFVISDKQSKEKMDILRAVGAEVIVCPTNVEPSDPRSYYSVSKRLGAETPNSWYVNQYDNPSNALAHYEQTGPEIWEQTEGKITHFVVGVGTGGTISGTAKYLKEKNPNIKIWGIDTYGSVFKKYHETGIFDENEIYPYITEGIGEDILPKNVDFSLIDGFTKVTDKDAAVYTRKIAKEEGIFVGNSAGSAIKGMLQLKDHFTKDDVVVVLFHDHGSRYVGKMFNDDWMRERGFLEEEIKTAADLIKNHSDEPLVAAQTEELVSHAIERMRDYKISQIPVKDINGFVGSIDESVLLHSFIADKNIADKPIKDIMGKPYPIVKKSAKLEEISKLITKENQAVLVDLENGNHHIITKYDIISAI; from the coding sequence ATGAAATACGCAAAAAATATATTAGAAACCATTGGAAATACACCATTGGTTCAGTTAAATTCAGTTACCAAAGAGATAGATGCTTTGGTGTTGGCCAAAGTGGAAACGTTTAACCCAGGAAACTCTGTAAAGGATAGAATGGCGTTAAAAATGATTGAAGATGCAGAAGCTGATGGTCGTTTACAACCAGGTGGAACAATTATAGAAGGAACTTCTGGAAATACCGGAATGGGTTTGGCTTTGGCTGCAATTATAAAAGGTTACAAATGTATTTTTGTGATTTCGGACAAACAATCTAAAGAAAAAATGGACATTTTACGTGCTGTTGGCGCAGAAGTAATTGTGTGTCCAACCAACGTAGAACCTAGCGATCCACGTTCTTATTATTCAGTTTCTAAACGCTTAGGTGCAGAAACGCCTAATTCTTGGTATGTAAATCAATATGACAATCCAAGTAATGCATTGGCGCATTATGAGCAAACTGGACCAGAAATTTGGGAACAAACTGAAGGAAAAATAACACATTTTGTAGTTGGAGTAGGAACTGGAGGAACTATTTCTGGTACAGCAAAATATTTAAAAGAGAAAAACCCGAATATTAAAATTTGGGGAATTGATACTTACGGTTCTGTATTTAAAAAATACCATGAAACAGGTATTTTTGATGAGAATGAAATTTATCCTTACATAACTGAAGGAATTGGAGAAGATATTTTACCTAAAAATGTAGATTTTTCTCTAATTGATGGTTTTACAAAAGTAACAGATAAAGATGCTGCTGTTTACACAAGAAAAATTGCCAAAGAAGAAGGAATTTTTGTTGGTAATTCTGCAGGTTCTGCTATTAAAGGAATGTTGCAATTAAAAGATCATTTTACTAAAGATGATGTTGTTGTTGTGTTGTTTCACGATCATGGAAGTAGATATGTTGGTAAGATGTTTAATGATGATTGGATGCGCGAAAGAGGTTTCTTGGAAGAGGAAATTAAAACGGCTGCAGATTTAATTAAAAATCATTCAGATGAGCCTTTAGTTGCTGCACAAACAGAAGAATTGGTTTCGCATGCAATAGAGCGTATGCGCGATTATAAAATTTCGCAAATTCCAGTAAAAGATATTAATGGTTTTGTGGGTTCTATTGATGAGTCTGTTTTATTACACAGTTTTATAGCTGATAAAAATATTGCAGATAAACCTATTAAAGATATTATGGGAAAACCATATCCTATAGTTAAGAAATCTGCAAAATTAGAAGAAATATCTAAATTGATTACCAAAGAGAATCAAGCTGTTTTAGTAGATTTAGAAAACGGGAATCACCATATTATTACAAAGTATGATATTATAAGTGCTATTTAA
- a CDS encoding ABC transporter permease, translating to MNYELFIAKRIVASKEHKNSISSPIIKIATTAIALGMIIMLIAVATASGFQHKIRDKMSGFKGHIQITNYDNNNSDVSTVPIDKNQDFYPEFTNVKGINKVQVFANKTGIIRTPTDFEGIVFKGVSAEYNWSFFNEYLVDGRLPNFKQQRNREVILSKYIADRLHLKLNDTIQTWFMNGTSTSKAKFRKPVVVGIYNTGFQEFDKNMMVGDIFEVQRLNGWKENQVGGFEVLIDNFDEINQKGKEVYNKIPSTLNSKTIVDTYPAIFEWIQLFDNNVQFIIAIMILIAGINMITALLVLILERVQMVGILKALGSSNWSVRKIFLYNATSLILKGLFWGNLIGLSLLFIQHYFGVITLDPETYHVTKVPIYISFWNVLLLNLGTLVLCFVMLIIPSYIITKIRPSESIKFA from the coding sequence TTGAATTACGAGTTATTTATTGCTAAACGAATAGTTGCTAGTAAAGAGCATAAAAATAGTATATCTTCTCCAATAATAAAAATTGCAACCACAGCAATTGCGTTGGGTATGATTATTATGTTGATTGCCGTTGCTACTGCGTCTGGATTTCAGCATAAAATACGTGATAAAATGTCTGGTTTTAAAGGACATATTCAAATTACAAATTACGATAATAATAACTCAGACGTTTCTACAGTTCCAATAGATAAAAACCAAGATTTTTATCCAGAGTTTACCAATGTAAAAGGTATTAATAAAGTACAAGTTTTTGCTAATAAAACCGGAATAATAAGAACGCCAACAGATTTTGAAGGTATTGTTTTTAAAGGCGTTTCTGCAGAATATAATTGGTCTTTTTTTAATGAATATTTGGTTGACGGTCGTTTGCCAAACTTTAAGCAACAAAGAAATAGAGAAGTAATTCTCTCTAAATATATTGCCGATAGATTGCATTTAAAACTAAATGACACCATTCAAACCTGGTTTATGAATGGCACAAGCACCTCAAAAGCGAAGTTTAGAAAACCAGTTGTTGTTGGAATTTACAATACAGGTTTCCAAGAGTTTGATAAAAATATGATGGTTGGCGACATTTTTGAAGTACAACGTTTAAACGGTTGGAAGGAAAACCAAGTTGGCGGATTTGAAGTATTAATCGATAATTTTGATGAAATTAACCAAAAAGGAAAAGAAGTTTACAACAAAATTCCCTCTACATTAAATAGCAAAACAATTGTAGATACATATCCAGCAATTTTTGAATGGATTCAACTTTTTGACAACAACGTTCAGTTTATAATTGCCATAATGATACTAATTGCAGGTATAAATATGATAACCGCCTTACTCGTTTTAATCTTAGAGCGCGTACAAATGGTTGGTATTTTAAAAGCCTTAGGAAGCAGTAATTGGAGTGTTCGAAAAATATTTTTATACAACGCCACAAGTTTAATTTTAAAAGGCCTTTTCTGGGGAAATTTAATAGGTTTGTCGTTGTTATTTATTCAACATTATTTTGGAGTAATTACGTTAGATCCAGAAACCTATCATGTAACTAAAGTGCCAATTTATATCAGTTTCTGGAACGTGCTTCTACTAAACTTAGGAACACTAGTTTTATGCTTTGTAATGCTAATTATTCCGTCTTATATAATCACAAAAATCAGACCCTCTGAGTCTATAAAATTTGCTTAA
- a CDS encoding exo-beta-N-acetylmuramidase NamZ domain-containing protein encodes MINFKPFKSTYLILFLSLNFQLISCAQKSQLKSEKVKELKVKETQAEIKTAADRISLYLKLLKGKNVAIVANQTSVLSVLQRAEVAPNVMGSKEVTHHLVDYLHTYNGINIQKVFAPEHGFRGKADAAEHIKDGIDTKTGLPILSLHGKSKKPSAEQLKGVDVVVFDIQDVGARFYTYISSLHFVMEACAENGIPIIILDRPNPNGHYVDGPVLEMKHSSFVGKHPVPLVYGMTIGEYGQMINGEKWLKNGIQADLTVIPLENYTHNSEYHLAIRPSPNLPNDKSINLYPSLGFFEGTTINAGRGTEFQFQRYGAPFFEKSDFSYTPNPNFGAKYPKHKGKLCYGVDLSTTEKLSSVNLEWLIDAYNKTPKTEKFFGKTFTIHAGNTKLQQQIEQGLTAQEIRKSWEPDLDAFKKVRERYLIYK; translated from the coding sequence ATGATAAATTTTAAACCTTTCAAAAGTACATATTTAATCTTGTTTCTGTCACTAAATTTTCAGCTGATTTCTTGTGCGCAAAAGTCGCAGTTAAAAAGTGAAAAAGTGAAAGAGTTGAAAGTTAAAGAAACCCAAGCCGAAATAAAAACAGCTGCAGATAGAATTAGTTTGTACTTAAAACTATTAAAAGGTAAAAATGTTGCTATTGTTGCCAATCAAACCTCGGTTTTATCTGTTTTACAACGTGCAGAAGTTGCTCCAAATGTTATGGGCTCTAAAGAAGTTACGCATCATTTAGTAGATTATTTACATACATATAATGGAATTAACATACAAAAAGTTTTTGCTCCTGAACATGGTTTTAGAGGAAAAGCAGACGCTGCAGAACATATAAAAGACGGAATTGACACCAAAACAGGTTTACCAATTCTTTCTTTGCATGGAAAAAGCAAAAAACCTTCAGCTGAACAATTAAAAGGAGTTGATGTTGTTGTTTTTGACATTCAAGATGTTGGCGCTCGTTTTTACACCTATATTTCTTCGTTGCATTTTGTTATGGAAGCTTGTGCAGAAAATGGAATTCCAATTATTATTTTAGACAGACCAAATCCAAATGGACATTACGTTGATGGACCAGTTTTAGAAATGAAACATTCCAGTTTTGTTGGTAAACATCCTGTTCCGTTGGTTTATGGAATGACAATTGGAGAATACGGACAAATGATTAACGGAGAAAAATGGCTTAAAAATGGAATTCAGGCTGATTTAACAGTTATTCCGTTAGAAAATTACACGCATAATTCGGAATATCATTTAGCAATAAGACCGTCGCCAAACTTACCGAATGATAAAAGTATTAACTTATATCCGAGTTTAGGTTTTTTTGAAGGAACAACTATAAATGCAGGTCGTGGAACTGAATTTCAGTTTCAAAGATATGGCGCACCTTTTTTCGAAAAAAGTGATTTCAGTTATACTCCAAATCCTAATTTTGGTGCTAAATATCCTAAACATAAAGGAAAACTTTGTTATGGTGTAGATTTAAGTACAACTGAAAAATTAAGTTCCGTAAACTTAGAATGGTTAATTGATGCTTATAATAAAACACCAAAAACAGAAAAATTCTTTGGTAAAACCTTTACTATTCATGCTGGTAACACAAAACTACAACAACAAATAGAACAAGGTTTAACAGCTCAAGAAATTAGAAAATCTTGGGAACCAGATTTGGATGCTTTTAAGAAAGTTAGGGAACGATATTTGATATATAAATAG
- a CDS encoding DUF3781 domain-containing protein — MKINKQQILEKLCYTELVYGRINKKLKSSFSKKEIEVFLFNILKETDKQFYTKTGKNFYISNLENNIRITINSNTFRVITVDRLKKK, encoded by the coding sequence ATGAAAATCAACAAACAACAAATCCTAGAGAAACTCTGTTATACAGAACTTGTTTACGGTAGAATAAATAAAAAATTAAAAAGCTCCTTTTCAAAAAAAGAGATTGAGGTTTTTCTATTCAATATTCTAAAAGAAACTGATAAACAATTCTATACTAAAACCGGTAAAAACTTTTATATTTCAAACTTAGAAAACAATATTAGAATTACTATTAACTCCAATACTTTTAGAGTAATTACTGTTGATCGGTTGAAGAAAAAATAG
- a CDS encoding sterol desaturase family protein: protein METIITYFETIPSSHRSLILVGGITFFWLLEGAIPLFKFNYKKWKHALPNLFFTLTTIIINFALAFLLLKTADWVTANNFGIINWLPEMPLWLYVVLGVLFLDFFGAYLAHFTEHKTPKLWMVHLVHHTDHKVDTTTANRHHPIESVIRFAFTLLGVFLVGTPIAIIMLYQAMSLIFTQFTHANIKMSSKLDKLLSYVIVSPDMHKVHHHNMLPYTDSNYGNIFSIWDRLFGTYMELDREKIVYGVDTFPDEATNSSLKELLKQPFQGYRKPTNVN, encoded by the coding sequence TTGGAAACTATAATTACTTATTTCGAAACTATTCCGTCATCACATAGAAGTTTAATTCTTGTTGGAGGAATCACATTTTTTTGGTTATTAGAAGGTGCAATTCCGTTGTTTAAATTCAATTATAAAAAATGGAAACATGCTTTACCTAACTTGTTTTTCACCTTAACAACCATTATTATTAATTTTGCTTTGGCTTTTTTATTATTAAAAACAGCAGATTGGGTTACGGCTAATAATTTCGGAATAATAAATTGGTTGCCAGAAATGCCATTGTGGTTGTATGTAGTTTTGGGAGTTTTATTTTTAGATTTCTTTGGTGCTTATTTAGCACATTTTACAGAACATAAAACACCAAAATTATGGATGGTACATTTGGTGCATCACACAGATCATAAAGTAGATACAACAACAGCAAATAGACATCACCCAATTGAAAGTGTAATTAGATTTGCATTTACATTATTAGGTGTTTTTTTAGTTGGAACTCCAATAGCCATAATTATGTTGTATCAAGCAATGTCATTAATTTTCACACAATTTACACATGCAAATATTAAAATGTCTTCAAAATTAGATAAGCTTTTAAGTTATGTAATTGTGTCTCCAGATATGCATAAAGTACATCATCATAATATGTTGCCCTATACCGATTCTAACTACGGAAATATTTTTTCTATTTGGGACAGACTTTTTGGAACGTACATGGAATTAGACAGAGAAAAAATTGTTTATGGAGTTGATACTTTTCCAGATGAAGCAACAAACTCTTCTTTAAAAGAATTATTAAAACAACCGTTTCAAGGTTATAGAAAACCAACAAATGTTAATTAA
- a CDS encoding YkgJ family cysteine cluster protein, with amino-acid sequence MEKRLEQLPKLAADAKKENQKYFARLKKRTPKNLDYVMQELHEEEFEKTDCLTCGNCCKTTSPIFTDKDIERIAKHQRMKVADFQSQYLVRDEDDFMVLKTAPCSFFDESDNTCFIYDVRPKACAEYPHTNRKKFIGITDLTIDNTAVCPAAYSIVENLKKKLPLVSKEKKRRS; translated from the coding sequence ATGGAAAAACGTTTAGAACAACTCCCAAAATTGGCGGCAGATGCAAAGAAAGAAAATCAAAAATACTTTGCAAGATTAAAGAAAAGAACGCCTAAAAACTTAGATTATGTAATGCAAGAATTACATGAAGAGGAGTTTGAAAAAACAGATTGTTTAACCTGTGGTAATTGTTGTAAAACAACGTCGCCAATTTTTACGGACAAAGATATTGAGCGTATTGCTAAGCATCAGAGAATGAAAGTTGCCGATTTTCAAAGCCAATATTTAGTAAGAGACGAAGACGATTTTATGGTCTTAAAAACTGCTCCATGTTCTTTCTTTGATGAATCTGATAACACTTGTTTTATTTATGATGTTAGACCAAAAGCCTGTGCTGAATATCCACATACAAATCGTAAAAAGTTTATTGGAATTACAGATTTAACCATAGATAATACAGCCGTTTGTCCTGCAGCATATTCAATTGTAGAAAACTTAAAAAAGAAATTACCTTTAGTATCTAAAGAAAAGAAGAGAAGGAGTTAA
- the argS gene encoding arginine--tRNA ligase: MNIQNTIETKVKEGFLALYNTEIPSVEFQATRKEFDGDITVVVFPLLRYKKGNPVQIGEDLGKYLVETVEEITNYNVVKGFLNLVIADSFYSNFFNKINNNSTFGFVSSTTENDSRMVEYSSPNTNKPLHLGHVRNVLLGYSVSEILKASGKKVYKTQIINDRGIHICKSMLAWEKFGNGETPENTGLKGDKLVGNYYVKFDQEYKKEIATLVASGLSEEDAKKQAPLFIEAQEMLRKWEAGDKQVVTLWETMNGWVYKGFDVTYKNIGVDFDKLYYESNTYLLGKDIIEDGLKSGVFFKKEDGSVWCDLTEDGLDEKLVLRSDGTAVYMTQDIGTAIQRAKDFTDLGGMVYTVGNEQDYHFKVLFLILKKLGYSWSESLYHLSYGMVDLPSGKMKSREGTVVDADDLMDEMTNTAKEISQELGKLEGYSDKEKEELYKVIGLGALKYFILKVDPKKRILFDPKSSVDFQGNTGPFIQYTYARIQSILRKATFDYSNGSLSGVEVELHEKEKELIKQLELYPEVIQQAAKNYSPAVIANYTYDLVKEFNSFYQNVHILGEENQDKKVFRVQLSKKVADTIKSAFGLLGIQVPERM; this comes from the coding sequence ATGAATATTCAAAACACTATAGAAACCAAAGTAAAAGAAGGTTTTTTAGCATTATATAACACCGAAATTCCTTCGGTAGAGTTCCAAGCAACACGTAAAGAATTTGATGGCGATATTACTGTCGTTGTGTTTCCTTTGTTAAGGTACAAAAAAGGAAATCCTGTTCAAATAGGCGAAGATTTAGGTAAATATTTAGTTGAAACCGTTGAAGAAATTACAAACTATAACGTAGTAAAAGGTTTTTTAAACTTAGTAATTGCAGATAGTTTTTATAGTAATTTCTTTAATAAAATTAACAACAACTCAACATTTGGATTTGTTTCGTCTACGACAGAAAACGATTCTAGAATGGTAGAATATTCTTCTCCAAACACCAACAAACCTTTACATTTAGGACACGTAAGAAATGTGTTGTTAGGATATTCAGTTTCTGAAATCTTAAAAGCTTCTGGAAAAAAAGTTTACAAAACACAGATTATTAACGATCGTGGAATTCATATTTGTAAGTCGATGTTGGCTTGGGAAAAATTCGGAAACGGAGAAACTCCTGAAAACACCGGTTTAAAAGGTGATAAATTGGTTGGTAATTACTACGTGAAGTTTGACCAAGAATATAAAAAAGAGATTGCAACATTAGTTGCTTCAGGTCTTTCTGAAGAGGATGCTAAAAAACAAGCTCCACTTTTTATTGAAGCACAAGAAATGCTACGTAAATGGGAAGCTGGAGACAAACAAGTTGTTACTCTTTGGGAAACAATGAACGGCTGGGTTTACAAAGGTTTTGATGTTACCTATAAAAACATTGGAGTTGATTTTGATAAATTATACTACGAAAGCAATACCTATTTATTAGGAAAAGATATTATTGAAGACGGATTAAAATCGGGTGTTTTCTTCAAAAAAGAAGACGGTTCTGTTTGGTGCGACTTAACCGAAGATGGTTTAGATGAAAAATTAGTTTTGCGTTCTGACGGAACAGCAGTCTACATGACGCAAGATATTGGAACTGCCATACAACGTGCTAAAGATTTTACAGATTTAGGCGGAATGGTTTACACAGTTGGTAACGAGCAAGATTATCACTTTAAAGTATTATTCTTAATTTTAAAGAAATTAGGATATTCTTGGTCTGAAAGCTTGTATCATTTAAGTTACGGAATGGTAGATTTACCTTCTGGAAAAATGAAATCTCGTGAAGGAACTGTGGTTGATGCAGATGATTTAATGGACGAAATGACCAATACTGCCAAAGAGATTTCACAAGAATTAGGAAAATTAGAAGGGTATTCTGACAAAGAAAAAGAAGAGTTATATAAAGTAATTGGTTTAGGTGCTTTAAAATATTTCATTTTAAAAGTAGATCCTAAAAAGCGTATTTTATTTGACCCAAAATCTTCGGTAGATTTTCAAGGAAATACTGGGCCTTTTATACAATATACATACGCGAGAATTCAATCTATTTTAAGAAAAGCTACTTTTGATTATAGTAATGGTTCACTGAGCGGAGTCGAAGTGGAATTGCACGAAAAAGAAAAGGAATTAATTAAACAATTAGAGTTGTATCCTGAAGTAATTCAGCAAGCGGCAAAGAATTATTCACCCGCAGTTATTGCTAATTATACGTATGATTTGGTGAAAGAATTTAATTCGTTCTACCAAAATGTACATATTTTAGGAGAAGAAAATCAAGATAAAAAGGTATTTAGAGTTCAATTATCTAAAAAGGTTGCTGATACTATAAAATCGGCATTTGGTTTATTAGGAATTCAGGTTCCTGAGAGAATGTAA
- the lpdA gene encoding dihydrolipoyl dehydrogenase, with protein MKYDVLIIGSGPGGYVAGIRASQLGFKVAIVEKSEIGGICLNWGCIPTKALLKSAQVYDYLKHVDQYGLKAEAIDKDFEAVIKRSRGVAEGMSKGVQFLMKKNKIDVINGFGKIKTGKKVDVTAEDGTVTEYSAENIIIATGARSRELPNLPQDGKKVIGYRQAMSLPKQPKSMIVVGSGAIGIEFAHFYNSMGTDVTIVEFMPNVVPVEDIDVSKQMERSLKKSGIKVMTNSSVESVDTTGDGVVATVKTKKGEETLKADIVLSAVGIKSNLENIGLEDVGIIVDRDKILVNDFYQTNIPGYFAIGDVVPGQALAHVASAEGITCVEKLAGLHTESIDYGNVPGCTYASPEIASVGLTEAKAKEAGYELKVGKFPFSASGKASAAGNKDGFVKVIFDAKYGEWLGCHMIGAGVTDMIAEAVLGRKLETTGHEVLKAIHPHPTMSEAVMEAVADAYDEVIHL; from the coding sequence ATGAAATACGACGTATTAATAATAGGAAGTGGTCCTGGAGGTTATGTAGCAGGAATTAGAGCTTCTCAATTAGGCTTTAAAGTTGCCATTGTAGAGAAAAGTGAAATAGGTGGAATTTGCTTAAACTGGGGATGTATTCCTACAAAAGCCTTATTAAAATCTGCTCAAGTGTACGATTATTTAAAGCATGTAGACCAATATGGTTTAAAGGCTGAAGCGATTGACAAGGATTTTGAAGCTGTTATTAAACGTAGTCGTGGTGTTGCTGAAGGAATGAGCAAAGGTGTTCAGTTCTTAATGAAGAAAAATAAAATTGATGTTATAAACGGTTTCGGTAAAATTAAAACTGGTAAAAAAGTTGATGTTACTGCTGAAGACGGAACGGTTACTGAATATAGTGCTGAGAATATTATTATTGCAACAGGTGCTCGTTCTAGAGAATTACCAAATTTACCACAAGATGGTAAAAAAGTAATTGGTTATAGACAAGCAATGTCTTTACCAAAGCAACCTAAATCTATGATTGTAGTAGGTTCTGGAGCTATTGGTATTGAGTTTGCACATTTTTACAATTCAATGGGAACAGATGTTACTATTGTTGAGTTTATGCCAAATGTTGTACCTGTAGAAGATATTGATGTTTCTAAACAAATGGAACGTTCTCTTAAAAAATCTGGTATTAAAGTAATGACAAATTCTTCTGTAGAATCTGTGGATACTACTGGTGATGGAGTTGTTGCAACTGTAAAAACTAAAAAAGGAGAAGAAACTTTAAAAGCAGATATTGTATTATCTGCAGTTGGTATTAAATCTAACTTAGAAAACATTGGTCTAGAAGATGTTGGAATTATTGTTGACAGAGATAAAATCTTAGTAAACGATTTTTACCAAACTAACATTCCTGGTTATTTTGCTATTGGAGATGTAGTTCCTGGACAAGCTTTAGCACACGTTGCTTCTGCAGAAGGAATTACTTGTGTTGAAAAATTAGCAGGTTTACATACGGAATCAATTGATTACGGAAACGTTCCTGGTTGTACGTATGCTTCTCCAGAAATTGCCTCTGTTGGTTTAACTGAAGCGAAAGCCAAAGAAGCTGGTTACGAATTAAAAGTAGGAAAATTTCCTTTTTCCGCTTCTGGTAAAGCAAGTGCTGCTGGAAACAAAGATGGTTTTGTAAAAGTAATTTTTGATGCAAAATATGGTGAATGGTTAGGTTGCCACATGATTGGTGCCGGAGTTACCGATATGATTGCGGAAGCTGTTTTAGGTAGAAAATTAGAAACGACTGGACATGAAGTTTTAAAAGCAATTCACCCACACCCAACAATGAGTGAAGCGGTTATGGAAGCTGTTGCTGATGCGTATGATGAAGTTATTCACTTGTAG